The Meleagris gallopavo isolate NT-WF06-2002-E0010 breed Aviagen turkey brand Nicholas breeding stock unplaced genomic scaffold, Turkey_5.1 ChrUn_random_7181001874166, whole genome shotgun sequence genome includes a window with the following:
- the LOC104916169 gene encoding butyrophilin subfamily 3 member A2-like isoform X1: MASGIQHRKTLHLILFLQTVHLVKGQFKVIPLNKPVVGIIGEGVLLPCQLEAKTISERLLVQWIFTGKSPNIGVTTYDGINTLNPVREEKRYQGRTRFFQSEVTKGNFSLQLKNVMLSDKGKYICFVSLENWYDEVVVDLNVAAQGDESAVFLDGPVGQGIGLTCKSHGWFPEPEIIWLDSKGQTRKEKVVTQTTETPPGLFDVVSSITLEPGSNTEVSCRIINNLINTACESRVLISDVFFPSTSPWMTAFLVITFCTVAVIIATGYKLKINCTRRQKEETTDELKKGKYFLSSINRCDHREQI, encoded by the exons ATGGCTTCTGGAATTCAGCACAGAAAGACTCTTCACCTCATTCTTTTCCTACAGACTGTTCATTTGGTCAAAG GCCAGTTTAAAGTTATACCTCTGAACAAGCCTGTGGTTGGAATCATTGGGGAAGGAGTCCTCCTGCCCTGCCAGTTGGAAGCTAAGACAATCTCAGAGAGACTTCTGGTTCAGTGGATATTTACTGGAAAATCCCCGAATATTGGTGTAACTACCTATGATGGAATAAACACACTAAATCCAGTTAGGGAGGAAAAGAGATACCAGGGCCGGACACGTTTCTTTCAGAGTGAAGTCACTAAGGGAAATTTCTCTCTTCAACTAAAAAACGTCATGCTCTCTGATAAAGGCAAATACATCTGCTTTGTCTCTTTGGAGAATTGGTATGATGAAGTGGTGGTTGACCTGAACGTGGCAG CTCAAGGTGATGAGTCTGCAGTTTTCCTGGATGGTCCCGTGGGTCAGGGCATTGGCCTCACCTGCAAGTCACACGGATGGTTTCCAGAGCCTGAAATTATTTGGCTGGACAGCAAAGGACAGACACGGAAGGAGAAAGTGGTCACACAAACCACAGAGACACCACCAGGCCTTTTTGATGTTGTCAGTTCCATTACCCTTGAACCAGGATCGAACACAGAAGTCTCCTGCAGAATAATCAACAACCTCATCAACACAGCATGTGAATCCCGAGTCCTGATTTCAG atgttttcttcCCATCCACTTCACCTTGGATGACTGCATTCCTTGTAATTACATTTTGCACTGTGGCTGTTATCATCGCCACAGGCTATAAGCTGAAGA ttaattgtacaagaagacaaaaagaag AAACGACGGACGAGCTCAAAAAGGGTAAATACTTCTTGTCTTCTATAAATAGATGTGATCACAGAGAACAGATTTAA
- the LOC104916169 gene encoding butyrophilin subfamily 3 member A2-like isoform X2, with the protein MLGQFKVIPLNKPVVGIIGEGVLLPCQLEAKTISERLLVQWIFTGKSPNIGVTTYDGINTLNPVREEKRYQGRTRFFQSEVTKGNFSLQLKNVMLSDKGKYICFVSLENWYDEVVVDLNVAAQGDESAVFLDGPVGQGIGLTCKSHGWFPEPEIIWLDSKGQTRKEKVVTQTTETPPGLFDVVSSITLEPGSNTEVSCRIINNLINTACESRVLISDVFFPSTSPWMTAFLVITFCTVAVIIATGYKLKINCTRRQKEETTDELKKGKYFLSSINRCDHREQI; encoded by the exons ATGTTAG GCCAGTTTAAAGTTATACCTCTGAACAAGCCTGTGGTTGGAATCATTGGGGAAGGAGTCCTCCTGCCCTGCCAGTTGGAAGCTAAGACAATCTCAGAGAGACTTCTGGTTCAGTGGATATTTACTGGAAAATCCCCGAATATTGGTGTAACTACCTATGATGGAATAAACACACTAAATCCAGTTAGGGAGGAAAAGAGATACCAGGGCCGGACACGTTTCTTTCAGAGTGAAGTCACTAAGGGAAATTTCTCTCTTCAACTAAAAAACGTCATGCTCTCTGATAAAGGCAAATACATCTGCTTTGTCTCTTTGGAGAATTGGTATGATGAAGTGGTGGTTGACCTGAACGTGGCAG CTCAAGGTGATGAGTCTGCAGTTTTCCTGGATGGTCCCGTGGGTCAGGGCATTGGCCTCACCTGCAAGTCACACGGATGGTTTCCAGAGCCTGAAATTATTTGGCTGGACAGCAAAGGACAGACACGGAAGGAGAAAGTGGTCACACAAACCACAGAGACACCACCAGGCCTTTTTGATGTTGTCAGTTCCATTACCCTTGAACCAGGATCGAACACAGAAGTCTCCTGCAGAATAATCAACAACCTCATCAACACAGCATGTGAATCCCGAGTCCTGATTTCAG atgttttcttcCCATCCACTTCACCTTGGATGACTGCATTCCTTGTAATTACATTTTGCACTGTGGCTGTTATCATCGCCACAGGCTATAAGCTGAAGA ttaattgtacaagaagacaaaaagaag AAACGACGGACGAGCTCAAAAAGGGTAAATACTTCTTGTCTTCTATAAATAGATGTGATCACAGAGAACAGATTTAA